In Sesamum indicum cultivar Zhongzhi No. 13 unplaced genomic scaffold, S_indicum_v1.0 scaffold00155, whole genome shotgun sequence, the DNA window CATTCTCACAGTAGGATCTTGAATCCCTAAACTTTCCCGTCTTGTTGTATAAGTCGGCCAGACGAACAAAAACAGAAGCAACAGCAGGATGATTTTCGCCTTTGGTGGACTTGAGGGATGTAAGTGCCTTTTGGTAAGCAAAAATAGCCTCGTCATATCTGTTAAGAGACAGATACGTGTCCCCGATGCTGAGATCAACAGATGCCACTTCTGCTTCCTGCCCATTGGCCACCATGGCCATGCTGGCCAACACAAGATGCTCGAGTGCAGTTTCATGATCGCCCTTTGACTCACAGATCATCCCCATGAGTCTTCTGTCTGCTGCCTCTTCAAGAGAAGCAGGCGAAAGTATGTCGAGAGCCATCTGACAAAGCTTCTGAGCTTCGTCAAACTGCATTGCTTGGATGTGAGCTTCAGCCAAGTACCTACAAGTCTCGCCAACTCGTGGATCATTATCTCCAAGAACTTGTCTTTGGACTTCCAAACCAGTCGTGTAAGATGAGATCGAATTCTCAAGCTGACCCAACATAGCATAAGTATCCCCTAGCTGCATATAACCAGCAAATTTTGCAAGGGCATGATCTTGTCCTTCCTCGATCAAGGGAATCTCAATCGAGTGCTCCAAAACTGGAATGGCCTCTGCATACTGGCCTAAGCTACAGTATATTGCAGCCGTGACATGTAAACACATGACTACATCTAAACTCGGCTTCCCATCAGAACATTTCTCAAATGACTTTGCAGCACGTAGAGCTAAGTCAAGAGCTTTCCGGGGATTATCCCCAGAAGATATCAAATCCCTAGCTTGCTTGAGCAGAAATGGCCCCAGATCAGGATTGTCCAACCCATCCTCTGTTCCGTTCTGCAATTTCAGACCTCCGGCAGCTGAATTCCTGTATTTCTTCAACGGGACACCCCCACCTGTTGTTTTTTTAGCATTCTTCTCACTCCGCCTACCAATGGGAGGTTTCACCGGACTTTTGCTCTTTGGGCTTGATTTTGAAGAAGTTTCAGGTTCCAACTGTAGGTTAGAAACTTTCTTTAACTGTGCAGAAGGGCTACTTGCACCAGCAGATTTGGAGTTATCAAGCTTTCCTGTGGACGAACTCTCCTTCTTGGAACCAGAATCACTGTGATAATCACCACTTTCCGGCTTCTGCAACTCTGCGTCCTCTTCGATTATCTCCACCTCCCTCATCTCTCCTCCCACCAGATGCCTCAACTCCGAATCAATCCGAGACTCCTCTCCATCAGATCCAAAACTAGGCCTCGACGGGGATTGATCAGAACTCTGCATCTCACACACATTTTCATAAAGCTGGTCAATTGAGGTATCCACCACCCCTGCAACATTATCTCCTCTGTCGTCATTCTGAGGACCTTCCGGAGTCAAACTGCGGGCAGGAGAGTTATTCGCCACCGGATTTTCTTTACAAGCCATATCATTCCCATCACCATTCACTGCCCCATCCTCATGAATCCCATCCATAACAATTCCAGGCATAACAGGAACACGCAAGCCGACAAAGATCTCTCAGAATACAATCAAACACCCGCTGCAAAATTCCAACAGCCCGACGAATTCAGACAAAAAGCAAGTCAATTTCCTCAATAATTACACATCCAAGTCATCAAGGTAAAAGAAACAATCAGATCCAAAACATGGCTCCACAACTCAATTAGACATAatcatttcaagaaattgaCAAAACAATCACAAACACTAAGCAGACCAACATTTCAGCTCTCTTCAGCAGATCTTAGCTAATCAACTCAACTTCCAACAGCAAAATAACACTCAGAAGCAAAACACAATTACTAAAAAAACCAGTAACCACCACAGAACCCACACATGCATGTCCCAGTTGAACTGaaacaagaaatcaagaaCCATACAAAAACTGTCATAATATGGGATAAAGACCGCAAAGATCATACCTTCAGCAAAAACCCATGTCGAGGAAGCAGACAGTGTGTGTttatgtgagagagagagagagaggaaaaaatgCTGTCTTTTTGGTGGGTTTTTCAAGTGTGGGGTGTGCTGTGTATATAGAAATTCTCGGCGATGAGAGGGAAGGGAGACAGGCTGTGGGATTTAGGTAGAAGATTGAGGGTACCACGGGGAATTTACTGTAAAAAGGTTTACAGAGGTGGAATGTCAGACGAAAGTGGAAGGCGACTTCTCCCCAACCCTTTGCCCTCTGCAACTGCCGCTTTGCTGTTCTCAATGATTTCCACAGTCGCTTGCCACGTGTCCTTTTGTGGTTGGTGCCATCAGCATTTTACCAATATACCCTTCTGATATTattgtcattaattttttttttgtttttcacataaaactttttaaataatattgtgtaAAAATTGTACTATAATCTACTTTagattgtcaattttttttaaaaaaaattataagagtaATGTTATTATTCGACTCTTTTCTAGTATTGTTTTCCCccccatttaatttttgtaaggaAGAATCCTCTTAATTCACTcggattaaattaataactcGATACTTTACTAATTGTatgatacaaatataatttatgatgaTTCGTACTGTAATATTCTTCCCCGAaagttttacatttttctattatattgcCCCTTGATACTTGTTTTGGAAAAAGGCAAGAATAAAAAGTTGAGggtaatatagaaaataacatatttagaattattataGGTATTGTGCAAtaactattaaattttatataataataaaataataaatcataacaAGTTCCGCATTtatctattttcaaattaagaaGTCATAaatcttatatttaatatattttgagataTCGACAACataaaaacccaaaaaaatatataataataaaattaatgaaaagacTTGCATTTACTTATTTGGTTATTTGTTACATTTTtatgagaa includes these proteins:
- the LOC105179412 gene encoding protein KINESIN LIGHT CHAIN-RELATED 3, which translates into the protein MPGIVMDGIHEDGAVNGDGNDMACKENPVANNSPARSLTPEGPQNDDRGDNVAGVVDTSIDQLYENVCEMQSSDQSPSRPSFGSDGEESRIDSELRHLVGGEMREVEIIEEDAELQKPESGDYHSDSGSKKESSSTGKLDNSKSAGASSPSAQLKKVSNLQLEPETSSKSSPKSKSPVKPPIGRRSEKNAKKTTGGGVPLKKYRNSAAGGLKLQNGTEDGLDNPDLGPFLLKQARDLISSGDNPRKALDLALRAAKSFEKCSDGKPSLDVVMCLHVTAAIYCSLGQYAEAIPVLEHSIEIPLIEEGQDHALAKFAGYMQLGDTYAMLGQLENSISSYTTGLEVQRQVLGDNDPRVGETCRYLAEAHIQAMQFDEAQKLCQMALDILSPASLEEAADRRLMGMICESKGDHETALEHLVLASMAMVANGQEAEVASVDLSIGDTYLSLNRYDEAIFAYQKALTSLKSTKGENHPAVASVFVRLADLYNKTGKFRDSRSYCENALRIYEKPIPGIAPEEIASGLTDISAIYESMDELEQALKLLQKALKIYNDAPGQQNTIAGIEAQMGVMYYMMGNYSESYSSFRSATTKLRASGEKKSAFFGIALNQMGLACVQRYAINEAVDLFEEARAILEQEYGPYHPDTLGVYSNLAGTYDAVGRLDDAIEILEFVVGMREEKLGTANPDVDDEKKRLAELLKEAGRVRNRKNRSLETLLDSNQNRNTVLTNGGIKV